The following coding sequences are from one Fusobacterium perfoetens window:
- a CDS encoding 4Fe-4S binding protein, giving the protein MHVIDKDTCIGCGACEGTCPVGAISATDDGKFQIGDACVDCGACAGGCPVSAIAAE; this is encoded by the coding sequence ATGCACGTAATAGACAAAGATACTTGTATCGGATGCGGAGCTTGTGAAGGAACTTGTCCAGTAGGAGCTATATCTGCAACTGACGACGGAAAATTCCAAATCGGAGACGCTTGTGTTGATTGTGGAGCTTGTGCTGGTGGATGTCCAGTATCAGCAATCGCAGCTGAGTAG
- a CDS encoding outer membrane beta-barrel protein has translation MKKILLGTLLISSMAMGAEGTNLYLKAGADLWQKFDIIKPEGSVAANKKGADDFGYEITAELTREVYPNLEIGAGISYQDHGSPERVTLDNDARLNVPDLKSIPLYVTAKYNIPIESAFKPYIKADLGYSFNKIDSKFKVEDLREDDSWEFSTRIKDGTYFGIGAGVEYNNFTTDIMYKINKSQMKVNTPNGSFKENLDYSRVTLSVGYKFNF, from the coding sequence ATGAAAAAAATATTATTAGGAACACTATTAATTTCAAGTATGGCAATGGGAGCAGAGGGAACAAATCTTTATTTAAAAGCAGGAGCAGATTTATGGCAGAAATTTGATATAATAAAGCCTGAAGGATCAGTAGCTGCAAATAAAAAAGGAGCAGATGATTTTGGATATGAGATTACAGCTGAATTAACAAGAGAAGTTTATCCTAATTTAGAAATAGGAGCAGGAATTTCTTATCAGGATCACGGAAGTCCAGAAAGGGTAACACTAGATAATGATGCAAGATTAAATGTACCTGATTTAAAATCAATACCATTATATGTTACTGCAAAGTATAATATTCCTATAGAATCAGCATTTAAACCATATATAAAAGCTGATTTAGGATATTCATTTAATAAAATAGACAGTAAATTTAAAGTTGAAGATTTAAGAGAAGATGACAGCTGGGAATTTTCTACAAGAATAAAAGATGGCACATATTTTGGAATAGGAGCAGGAGTAGAATATAATAATTTTACAACAGATATAATGTATAAAATAAATAAATCTCAAATGAAAGTTAATACACCTAATGGAAGTTTTAAAGAAAATTTAGATTATTCAAGAGTGACTCTTTCAGTAGGATATAAATTTAATTTCTAA
- the pgeF gene encoding peptidoglycan editing factor PgeF, translated as MFKDKDIYFEIEEFNNFNIKAIYTTKSIGDIDILFKDGEKSSENIEKYFGKKNSIVVYAKQTHTNNVILIDKETDKYFYEEVDGFVTKRKDIVLMTQYADCLPIFFYDKENDVISVCHSGWKGTFQEISLKALKLMEEKYNSKKKNIIAALGIGISCEKYEVGEEFYLNFKNKFSEEIVNKSFKFFKEDNKWHFDNTEFNRLNLIKNGILSENIVVSDECTFKNERFHSFRRDKNTYRNAGIIFFK; from the coding sequence ATGTTTAAAGATAAAGATATTTATTTTGAGATTGAAGAATTTAATAATTTTAATATAAAAGCAATTTATACAACAAAAAGTATAGGAGATATAGATATCCTTTTTAAAGATGGAGAAAAAAGCAGTGAAAATATAGAAAAATATTTTGGTAAAAAAAATAGTATAGTTGTTTATGCAAAGCAAACTCATACAAATAATGTAATTCTTATAGATAAGGAAACAGATAAATATTTTTATGAAGAAGTTGATGGGTTTGTAACTAAAAGAAAAGATATAGTTCTTATGACTCAATATGCAGATTGTCTTCCTATATTCTTTTATGATAAAGAAAATGATGTAATAAGTGTTTGTCATTCTGGTTGGAAAGGTACTTTTCAAGAAATTTCTTTAAAAGCTCTTAAACTTATGGAAGAAAAATATAACTCAAAGAAAAAAAATATTATTGCAGCTTTAGGAATTGGAATTTCTTGTGAAAAATATGAAGTAGGAGAGGAATTTTATTTAAATTTTAAAAATAAATTTTCTGAAGAAATAGTTAATAAATCTTTTAAATTTTTTAAAGAAGATAATAAATGGCATTTTGACAATACAGAGTTTAATAGATTAAATCTTATAAAAAATGGAATCTTATCTGAAAATATAGTTGTTTCAGATGAATGTACATTTAAAAATGAAAGATTTCACTCTTTTAGAAGAGATAAAAACACTTACAGAAATGCAGGAATAATATTTTTTAAATAA
- a CDS encoding 3'-5' exonuclease — protein MNSNIIPIIVFDTETNGITAECSVLSISAVKIFYDLNKNMFLKDFKTYDRYYYIKNGEKENPEAISVNGLTENEITKRREGHSYPRFFYDDIESFKNFCNETRHFIGHNIKFDLKYIKNYIETPNTFDTMTTNKFIIKLPSSYGYKNPRLSETAEFYGIDVSCYSFHSSLDDVKVTAKIFRKMCKNFDKNAINFLNAK, from the coding sequence ATGAATTCAAATATCATCCCTATTATAGTTTTTGACACTGAAACAAATGGAATTACAGCTGAGTGTTCTGTTCTTTCTATTTCAGCTGTCAAAATTTTTTATGATTTAAATAAAAATATGTTTTTAAAAGACTTTAAAACATATGATAGATATTATTATATAAAAAATGGAGAAAAAGAAAATCCTGAAGCTATTTCTGTAAATGGACTTACTGAAAATGAAATTACAAAGAGAAGAGAAGGACATTCTTACCCAAGATTTTTTTATGATGATATTGAAAGCTTCAAAAATTTTTGTAATGAAACTAGACATTTTATTGGACACAATATTAAATTTGATTTAAAATATATAAAAAATTATATTGAAACACCTAATACTTTTGACACCATGACTACAAATAAATTTATAATAAAACTTCCCTCATCTTATGGATATAAAAATCCAAGACTTTCTGAAACAGCAGAATTTTATGGAATTGATGTAAGTTGTTATTCTTTTCACAGTAGTCTTGACGATGTAAAAGTCACTGCAAAAATTTTTAGAAAAATGTGTAAAAATTTTGATAAAAACGCAATAAATTTTTTAAATGCAAAATAA
- a CDS encoding ATP-dependent DNA helicase, protein MSGFELLNDKQKEAVLYTEGPLLIIAGPGSGKTRTLVERVLYLLNEKEAEPENILLATFTEKASRELITRVSENIKHNLNLSEMYIGTIHSICLRIIDENIEKSFLRKNYKVLDALEQRFFLYSKLKKFENIEGYENFFLGMNASNSWKKAGILQKWIDRVNEEKLGNEKIKKSSNKKIVFLNSVHEKYKELLFEENTVDFSNIQLECFRLLSENNDILENLREKIRYIMIDEYQDTNTIQEKLFLLIAGERKNICVVGDDDQGIYRFRGATVKNILHFQKNFEEGECKKIELDINYRSNEDIVNFCNLWNKQLNWDGWRYSKNIVSGKERINKTLGVIKISADLEYKWEEKLYRFIDYLKKTERITDYNQVAFLFRSVRNYRVLRLMEALEHRGIPVYSPRSEMFFQREEIKFLIGLFIMIFPQTKNLIFTKGYGIEDYYKECYEITRKIIKTDKNLIEYMKSVREKFEDEECEIKSPSFLGIFYGLISTGTESIKRYFNLTEDHIIKNRSTYNFGIFSKILSKFDDLCNIEYITKKNADKIINYFFNIHLKFLIDSGMGEYESLREYAPKGAVSFLTVHQGKGLEFPCVIVGSLEGNPTVEENEAQLKLEMALTESFEPEYRIKEFDFWRIYYTAFSRAQNLLALTCVENSYKPVPSLPFKRLYEELKDASDSDFEFAKLHFEDVKEINIKDIFAFTSHISLYNKCPRLYKLYKKYEFIPEKNKGMIFGTLVHETLEDINRKIFKKENISFEIVEEIFYENYKNIQKKYKINIEKEILKTGEESIKEYLENYSLLYDNIKDIEVKLSLVKEKYILEGIVDLVVEKDSKIEIIDFKTGKRNENEKAYINQLEIYAYLIGKKYKREIKRGKLYYLGEKENKIKEINFTEENLSNAVKDFDKTAEKILAENFQCFFEEGKSQCRLCWMKEFCKKESFKEEII, encoded by the coding sequence ATGTCAGGATTTGAGCTTTTAAATGATAAACAAAAAGAAGCAGTACTTTATACAGAAGGTCCTCTCCTTATAATTGCAGGTCCAGGATCTGGAAAGACAAGGACACTTGTAGAAAGAGTTCTGTATCTTCTTAATGAAAAAGAAGCAGAACCAGAAAATATACTTCTTGCAACTTTTACAGAAAAAGCATCACGGGAACTTATAACTCGTGTTTCAGAAAATATAAAACATAATTTAAATTTAAGTGAAATGTATATAGGAACAATTCATTCAATATGTTTGAGAATAATAGATGAAAATATAGAAAAATCATTTTTAAGAAAAAATTATAAAGTTCTAGATGCTTTGGAGCAGAGATTTTTTCTTTATTCAAAATTAAAAAAATTTGAAAATATTGAAGGATATGAAAATTTTTTCCTAGGAATGAATGCTTCAAACAGCTGGAAAAAAGCTGGAATTCTTCAGAAATGGATAGACAGAGTAAATGAAGAAAAATTAGGAAACGAAAAAATAAAAAAATCTTCAAATAAAAAAATTGTATTTTTGAATAGTGTGCATGAAAAATATAAAGAACTTCTTTTTGAAGAAAATACAGTAGATTTTTCTAATATTCAGTTAGAGTGTTTTAGGTTACTTTCTGAAAATAATGATATTTTAGAAAATCTAAGAGAAAAAATAAGATATATAATGATAGATGAATATCAAGATACAAACACAATTCAAGAAAAATTATTTCTTCTTATTGCAGGAGAAAGAAAAAATATATGTGTTGTGGGAGATGATGATCAGGGAATATATAGATTTAGGGGAGCAACTGTAAAAAATATTCTTCATTTTCAAAAAAACTTTGAAGAGGGAGAATGTAAAAAAATAGAACTTGATATAAATTATCGTTCTAATGAGGATATTGTTAATTTTTGTAATCTTTGGAATAAACAACTTAACTGGGATGGCTGGAGATACTCTAAAAACATTGTATCAGGAAAAGAAAGAATAAATAAAACTCTTGGAGTTATAAAAATATCAGCAGACTTAGAATACAAATGGGAAGAAAAACTATATCGTTTTATAGATTATTTAAAAAAAACAGAAAGAATAACAGACTACAATCAAGTAGCTTTTCTTTTTAGGTCAGTGAGAAATTATAGGGTTTTAAGACTTATGGAAGCCTTGGAACACAGAGGAATTCCTGTGTATTCTCCTCGTTCTGAAATGTTTTTCCAAAGAGAAGAAATAAAGTTTTTAATCGGTCTTTTTATTATGATATTTCCTCAGACAAAAAATCTTATATTTACAAAAGGATATGGAATAGAAGATTATTATAAAGAGTGCTATGAAATTACTAGAAAAATTATAAAAACAGATAAAAATTTAATAGAATATATGAAATCTGTGAGAGAAAAATTTGAAGATGAAGAATGTGAAATAAAATCTCCAAGTTTTCTTGGAATTTTTTATGGACTTATATCAACCGGAACAGAGAGCATAAAAAGATATTTTAATCTTACAGAAGACCACATTATAAAAAATAGAAGCACATATAATTTTGGAATTTTTTCTAAAATATTAAGTAAATTTGATGATTTGTGCAATATAGAATATATAACAAAGAAAAATGCAGATAAAATAATAAACTATTTTTTCAATATTCATTTAAAATTTCTTATAGACAGTGGAATGGGAGAATATGAAAGTTTAAGAGAATATGCTCCTAAAGGTGCTGTATCTTTTCTTACAGTACATCAGGGAAAAGGTTTAGAATTTCCATGTGTAATAGTTGGATCACTGGAAGGGAATCCTACTGTAGAGGAAAATGAGGCACAGCTTAAACTTGAAATGGCTTTGACTGAAAGTTTTGAACCTGAATATAGAATAAAAGAATTTGATTTTTGGAGAATATACTATACTGCATTTTCAAGAGCACAAAATCTTCTTGCTCTTACATGTGTAGAAAATAGTTATAAACCAGTACCAAGCCTTCCTTTTAAGAGATTATATGAAGAATTAAAAGATGCTTCAGACAGTGACTTTGAATTTGCAAAGCTACATTTTGAAGATGTAAAAGAAATAAATATTAAAGATATTTTTGCATTTACATCCCATATAAGTCTTTACAATAAATGTCCAAGATTATATAAGCTTTATAAAAAATATGAATTTATTCCTGAGAAAAATAAAGGAATGATTTTTGGAACTCTTGTTCATGAAACTCTTGAAGATATTAACAGAAAAATATTTAAAAAAGAAAATATTTCTTTTGAAATTGTAGAAGAGATATTTTATGAAAATTATAAAAATATACAGAAAAAATATAAAATAAATATAGAAAAAGAGATTTTAAAAACAGGAGAAGAGAGCATAAAGGAATATTTAGAAAATTATTCTTTATTATATGATAATATAAAAGATATTGAAGTAAAACTTTCACTGGTAAAAGAGAAATATATTTTGGAAGGGATAGTAGATCTTGTTGTAGAAAAAGATAGTAAAATTGAGATAATAGATTTTAAAACTGGAAAGAGAAATGAAAACGAAAAGGCTTATATAAATCAGCTTGAAATATATGCTTATCTCATAGGTAAAAAATATAAAAGAGAGATAAAAAGAGGGAAACTTTATTATCTTGGAGAGAAAGAAAATAAAATAAAAGAGATAAATTTTACAGAAGAAAATTTAAGCAATGCAGTAAAAGATTTTGATAAAACAGCTGAAAAAATACTGGCAGAAAATTTTCAGTGCTTTTTTGAAGAAGGAAAAAGTCAATGCAGATTATGTTGGATGAAAGAGTTTTGTAAAAAAGAATCATTTAAAGAAGAAATTATATAA
- the recQ gene encoding DNA helicase RecQ codes for MKKEALKLLKQIYGYDSFRKGQGHIISSVLSRRDTLGVMSTGGGKSICYQIPALIFEGVTLVISPLISLMKDQVDALKILGVKSLYINSTLTKEEYIYALRQIKSGKVKIIYLAPERIVNEKFINFMKEINISLIAVDEAHCISQWGHDFRKSYLEIPKFIKAMGKNIQILALTATATPRVREDIEKLLNMNRCYHYVDGFDRENIFFKVERGVVPEAYIVRYLKEHKNKSGIIYAATRKEVDNLYAYLEMKGFSVGKYHAGLPENERSSFQEKFLNDDIKIMIATNAFGMGIDKSNVRFVIHRNVPKDLESYYQEAGRAGRDGVQSEAILLFFEEDVATQEFFIINNEETSDKIRQIKRKKLDKMVEYAYLESCYREFILQYFGDKRIKNYCGNCGNCKKAKDVENLTTESKMVISCIGRAKENIGISTLVNILLGKPDTKIERKGYTELSTFGIMKDKSREWLEEFINFLISEECLELSAGSFPIVQLNKNSFSILKDKKIILRRSNETVSFDYYEDPLFENLNKLRKEISNEENVAPYIIFSDLTLIELAEKKPKNRWEMLKIRGIGNQKFKNYGERFLKIINSFSDDDMEILKVENFIDENYLNEGKLLNLKKSLKIDIDIFRLKEILIKNLFSD; via the coding sequence ATGAAAAAAGAGGCATTAAAACTTTTAAAACAAATATATGGATATGATTCTTTTAGAAAAGGTCAGGGACATATTATAAGCAGTGTTTTAAGCAGAAGAGATACTTTAGGAGTTATGTCAACTGGAGGAGGAAAATCTATTTGTTATCAAATACCTGCTCTTATTTTTGAAGGGGTAACTCTTGTTATTTCTCCTCTTATTTCTCTTATGAAAGATCAAGTTGATGCTCTTAAAATTCTTGGAGTCAAATCTCTTTACATAAACTCAACTCTTACAAAAGAAGAGTATATTTATGCTCTAAGACAAATTAAAAGTGGAAAAGTAAAAATAATCTATCTTGCTCCTGAAAGAATTGTAAATGAAAAATTTATAAATTTTATGAAAGAAATCAACATATCTTTAATTGCAGTTGATGAGGCTCACTGTATTTCTCAATGGGGACACGATTTCAGAAAAAGTTATCTTGAAATTCCTAAGTTCATAAAAGCTATGGGGAAAAATATACAAATTCTCGCCCTTACAGCAACTGCTACACCAAGAGTCCGTGAAGATATAGAAAAACTTCTTAATATGAATAGATGTTATCACTATGTTGATGGATTTGACAGAGAAAATATTTTCTTTAAAGTTGAAAGAGGAGTTGTTCCCGAAGCATATATTGTAAGATATCTTAAAGAACATAAAAATAAATCTGGAATAATATATGCTGCAACAAGAAAAGAAGTTGATAACCTCTATGCTTATCTTGAAATGAAAGGATTCAGTGTAGGAAAATATCATGCTGGACTTCCTGAAAATGAAAGAAGCAGCTTTCAGGAAAAGTTTTTAAATGATGATATTAAAATTATGATAGCTACAAATGCTTTTGGTATGGGAATAGATAAATCTAATGTTCGTTTTGTAATACATAGAAATGTTCCTAAAGATTTAGAAAGTTATTATCAAGAAGCAGGACGGGCAGGAAGAGATGGAGTTCAAAGTGAAGCTATTCTTCTTTTTTTTGAAGAAGATGTTGCCACACAAGAATTTTTTATCATTAATAATGAAGAAACAAGTGATAAAATAAGACAGATAAAAAGAAAAAAACTTGATAAAATGGTTGAATATGCTTACCTTGAAAGTTGTTATCGGGAATTTATTCTCCAGTACTTTGGAGATAAGAGAATAAAAAATTATTGTGGAAACTGTGGAAATTGTAAAAAAGCAAAAGATGTTGAAAACCTTACTACTGAATCTAAAATGGTTATCTCATGTATAGGAAGAGCAAAAGAAAATATTGGAATATCAACTTTAGTAAATATTCTTCTTGGAAAACCAGATACTAAAATTGAAAGAAAAGGATATACGGAACTTTCAACTTTTGGAATTATGAAAGATAAAAGCAGAGAATGGCTGGAAGAATTTATAAATTTTTTAATATCAGAAGAATGTCTTGAATTAAGTGCTGGAAGTTTTCCTATTGTTCAGCTTAATAAAAATTCCTTTTCAATATTAAAAGATAAAAAAATTATACTTCGTCGTTCAAATGAAACTGTATCTTTTGATTATTATGAAGATCCTCTTTTTGAAAATCTTAACAAGTTAAGAAAAGAGATAAGCAATGAAGAAAATGTTGCTCCTTATATTATCTTTTCAGATCTTACTCTTATAGAGCTTGCTGAAAAAAAACCTAAAAATAGATGGGAAATGCTAAAAATAAGAGGAATAGGAAACCAGAAATTTAAAAATTATGGTGAAAGATTTTTAAAAATTATTAACTCTTTCTCTGATGATGATATGGAAATATTAAAAGTTGAAAACTTTATAGATGAAAATTACCTTAATGAAGGAAAACTTTTAAATTTAAAAAAATCTTTAAAAATTGATATTGATATTTTCAGATTAAAAGAAATTCTTATAAAAAATTTATTTTCAGATTAA